A part of Lacibacter sp. H407 genomic DNA contains:
- a CDS encoding LytR/AlgR family response regulator transcription factor, producing MQYRVLIIDDEPLARSMVNEYLQTHPQLIVVEECSNGFEGVKAIQQHSPDLIFLDIQMPKISGFEMLELLEEPPAVIFTTAFDEYAVQAFEKNAVDYLLKPFSQQRFDKAISRWMEQDKAITVAATEQVLKDAAKHPAQAERVVVKNGTKITIIPVQDIQYLEAADDYVKIITATGSFLKKQTMSYFEETLNASSFVRTHRSFMVRVQEITRIDPYEKENHVAVLRSGAKIPVSRAGYPKLKVMLGL from the coding sequence ATGCAATACAGAGTTTTAATTATTGATGATGAACCGCTGGCCCGCAGTATGGTCAATGAATATTTGCAGACACATCCGCAGTTAATTGTTGTGGAAGAATGCAGCAATGGATTTGAAGGAGTGAAAGCCATACAGCAACACAGTCCCGATCTTATTTTCCTTGATATACAAATGCCAAAGATCTCCGGCTTTGAAATGCTGGAACTGTTGGAAGAACCACCGGCTGTTATTTTCACCACAGCGTTTGATGAATATGCTGTGCAGGCGTTTGAAAAAAATGCAGTTGATTATTTATTAAAGCCGTTTTCACAACAGCGGTTTGATAAAGCCATCAGCCGATGGATGGAACAGGATAAAGCAATAACAGTTGCAGCTACCGAACAGGTGTTGAAAGATGCAGCCAAACATCCGGCGCAGGCAGAACGTGTTGTTGTAAAGAACGGAACCAAGATCACCATTATTCCGGTGCAGGATATTCAATACTTAGAAGCAGCAGATGATTATGTAAAGATCATCACTGCAACCGGCAGCTTTCTGAAAAAACAAACCATGAGTTATTTTGAAGAGACACTCAATGCGTCTTCTTTTGTACGTACTCATCGTTCATTTATGGTGCGTGTACAGGAGATCACCCGCATTGATCCGTATGAAAAAGAGAATCATGTAGCCGTATTACGTTCGGGTGCAAAAATTCCGGTGAGCCGTGCAGGGTATCCGAAGTTGAAGGTGATGTTGGGGTTGTAG